In Streptomyces nojiriensis, one genomic interval encodes:
- a CDS encoding peptidoglycan-binding protein, whose product MSSLSSPSLSTRPPDRAAVSARRLMAALLTVAAALTALLTGPVPTAHAVDTGLLQRGLSGLSYLPRSGVDGAYGPQTQDSVRHFQRDNGLDVDGDAGPKTTAALLAKVKQVQSAAGTQADGDYGANTLDAVRSYQSRHGLEVDGIAGPQTMGEMNIDRIVSSGPGTGTDSETKLLQRNLAGLGYLPLSGVDGAYGPRTKNAVLSFQSDNDLEVDGIAGPQTKGALTAKVQRVQSAAGTQADGDYGPNTLSAVRTYQSGHGLEVDGIAGPRTMAAMGIAREIGSTGPGGGPSGGSPTVPVPPLSGSVRDKIIQAARSQLGQEEWGNNCNPYGRCEAWCAHFASWTWQQAGINYHTAFSGDFYYYGRDHGTLRTDLRNAAPKPGDVILFGSGPSNTSTSVHVGVIEKDNGDGTVTTIEGNHNDRVERVTRRLVGGWPAYAIVSPSGG is encoded by the coding sequence ATGTCTTCACTGTCTTCCCCATCCCTCTCCACCCGGCCCCCGGACCGGGCGGCGGTGTCGGCCCGCAGGCTGATGGCCGCCCTCCTGACCGTCGCCGCTGCCCTGACGGCGCTGCTGACCGGACCGGTGCCGACCGCGCACGCCGTCGACACGGGTCTGCTCCAGCGGGGCCTGTCGGGCCTCAGCTACCTCCCGCGCAGCGGTGTCGACGGCGCGTACGGGCCGCAGACTCAGGACTCCGTACGGCACTTCCAGCGGGACAACGGCCTCGACGTGGACGGCGACGCCGGGCCGAAGACCACGGCCGCCCTGCTGGCCAAGGTCAAGCAGGTGCAGTCCGCGGCCGGCACGCAGGCCGACGGCGACTACGGCGCGAACACCCTCGACGCCGTGAGGTCGTACCAGAGCCGCCACGGCCTGGAGGTCGACGGCATCGCCGGCCCCCAGACCATGGGCGAGATGAACATCGACCGGATCGTCTCCAGCGGACCGGGCACCGGGACCGACTCCGAGACCAAGCTCCTCCAGCGGAATCTCGCCGGTCTGGGCTACCTGCCGCTGAGCGGTGTGGACGGCGCCTACGGCCCCCGCACCAAGAACGCCGTGCTGTCCTTCCAGAGCGACAACGACCTGGAGGTCGACGGCATCGCCGGCCCCCAGACCAAGGGCGCCCTGACGGCGAAGGTGCAGCGGGTGCAGAGCGCGGCCGGCACGCAGGCCGACGGCGACTACGGCCCCAACACCCTGAGCGCCGTGCGGACCTACCAGTCGGGGCACGGGCTGGAGGTGGACGGCATAGCCGGCCCGCGGACGATGGCGGCCATGGGCATCGCCCGCGAGATCGGCAGCACCGGCCCCGGCGGCGGGCCCAGCGGCGGCAGCCCGACCGTCCCCGTACCCCCGCTGTCGGGCAGCGTCCGCGACAAGATCATCCAGGCGGCGCGTTCCCAGCTCGGCCAGGAGGAGTGGGGCAACAACTGCAACCCGTACGGCCGTTGTGAGGCCTGGTGCGCGCACTTCGCCAGCTGGACCTGGCAGCAGGCCGGGATCAACTACCACACGGCCTTCAGCGGGGACTTCTACTACTACGGGCGCGACCACGGAACGCTCCGTACGGACCTGCGGAACGCCGCGCCCAAGCCGGGCGATGTGATCCTCTTCGGCTCCGGCCCCTCGAACACCTCCACGAGCGTCCACGTCGGCGTGATCGAGAAGGACAACGGTGACGGGACCGTCACCACCATCGAGGGCAACCACAACGACCGGGTGGAGCGCGTCACCCGCCGTCTCGTCGGCGGCTGGCCCGCGTACGCGATCGTCTCGCCCTCGGGCGGCTGA
- a CDS encoding helix-turn-helix domain-containing protein, with product MAHKRVGGPLMSDRTKVTGGTESARAQLSTEMRRIKESSQLSFGRLADRTHYSRSSWERFLNGKQLPTTVAVEQLAAVAGTDPEPLLDLLARAVSAPASGAPATAAPVPTATATAEPERPGPEAAHEAPPDAGVPDAPQAEAPSPRERPRSEWRRRFGVIGYITAGALLGSVATGLAFSSTTAGGRSPDAAGKPADSKKSGGEETATLVPRAGDIQVKCKSDTCLRHDPQAMECHWDATTAKSTFLRGMHIQLRYSAACQSVWGRIEGGAVGDKVIIRDARGTELEALIRFEHDSYTKMLAVSAEAPLEAMSVCGAIPAEKQMQCAPEGAVQQP from the coding sequence ATGGCGCATAAGCGAGTTGGGGGGCCTTTGATGTCTGACCGGACAAAGGTGACAGGTGGCACGGAGTCGGCGCGTGCCCAGTTGAGTACGGAGATGCGCAGGATCAAGGAGTCCTCGCAACTCAGCTTCGGCCGGCTTGCCGACCGGACGCACTACAGCCGCTCGTCATGGGAGCGATTCCTCAACGGGAAGCAGCTGCCGACCACCGTGGCCGTCGAGCAACTCGCGGCCGTGGCGGGCACGGACCCGGAGCCGCTGCTCGACCTGCTGGCGCGGGCCGTCTCCGCCCCGGCGAGCGGCGCCCCGGCCACGGCCGCACCCGTACCGACGGCGACGGCGACGGCCGAGCCCGAGCGGCCCGGGCCGGAGGCCGCACACGAGGCACCGCCGGACGCCGGCGTGCCGGACGCCCCGCAGGCAGAGGCCCCGTCGCCGCGCGAGAGACCCCGGTCCGAGTGGAGACGAAGATTCGGCGTGATCGGATACATCACCGCGGGAGCCCTGCTGGGCTCGGTCGCCACCGGCCTCGCCTTCTCCTCCACCACGGCGGGAGGCCGCTCTCCGGATGCGGCGGGAAAGCCGGCCGACAGCAAGAAGAGCGGCGGCGAGGAGACCGCGACCCTCGTCCCGCGAGCCGGTGACATCCAGGTCAAGTGCAAGTCCGACACCTGCCTGCGCCACGATCCCCAGGCCATGGAATGCCATTGGGACGCGACGACGGCCAAGAGCACCTTCCTGCGCGGCATGCACATCCAGCTCCGCTACAGCGCGGCCTGCCAATCGGTATGGGGACGCATCGAAGGCGGGGCCGTCGGCGACAAGGTGATCATCAGGGATGCCAGGGGGACCGAGCTGGAAGCCCTGATCCGCTTCGAGCACGACTCGTACACCAAGATGCTCGCGGTCTCCGCCGAGGCTCCCCTCGAAGCGATGAGCGTGTGCGGGGCGATCCCGGCGGAGAAGCAGATGCAGTGTGCGCCCGAAGGGGCTGTCCAGCAGCCCTGA
- a CDS encoding peptidoglycan-binding domain-containing protein translates to MPQISPRRTLTALALAAAAVGSLLVTAPAAQANDYLGACLDSVGYRKSPNGWNVPARNFSQGSSGVCVKELQLDLASTIGIDEEDWAGFVDGRFGPKTDKYVRRFQQSSHLEVDGIVGPRTWESLISRTTD, encoded by the coding sequence ATGCCTCAGATCTCCCCGCGCAGGACCCTCACGGCTCTCGCCCTGGCGGCCGCAGCCGTCGGCTCCCTGCTCGTCACGGCTCCCGCCGCCCAGGCCAACGACTACCTCGGCGCATGCCTGGACAGCGTCGGCTACCGCAAGTCGCCCAACGGCTGGAACGTTCCGGCGCGGAACTTCTCCCAGGGTTCCTCGGGCGTGTGCGTCAAGGAGCTGCAGCTCGACCTCGCCTCGACCATCGGCATCGATGAAGAGGACTGGGCCGGCTTCGTCGACGGCCGCTTCGGCCCGAAGACGGACAAGTACGTGCGGCGCTTCCAGCAGTCCAGCCACCTCGAGGTGGACGGCATCGTCGGCCCCCGGACGTGGGAGAGCCTCATCTCCCGCACCACGGATTGA
- a CDS encoding MbtH family protein has protein sequence MSSNPFDDADGRFYVLVNDEEQHSLWPSFAEIPAGWRIIFGAESRRRCLEHVEANWTDLRPKSLRDTMAADPASAGAA, from the coding sequence ATGAGCAGCAACCCGTTCGACGACGCCGACGGCCGGTTCTACGTCCTGGTGAACGACGAGGAACAGCACTCGCTGTGGCCGTCGTTCGCCGAGATTCCCGCCGGCTGGCGCATCATATTCGGCGCGGAATCCCGTCGGCGGTGCCTGGAGCACGTCGAGGCGAACTGGACCGACCTGCGCCCGAAGAGCCTGCGCGACACGATGGCCGCGGACCCGGCTTCCGCCGGCGCCGCATGA
- a CDS encoding protein kinase domain-containing protein — translation MSAPLAPLTHDDPQHLGDFRLLARLGSGGMGTVYLARSAAGRTVALKTAHAKIAADATFRTRFRLEADAARVIGDRYGARVFAADALAATPWLATEYVIGPQLDGAVGLAGPLPEPCVRALGADLARALGQLHGSDVVHRDLKPSNVMVTAAGPKVIDFGIARALGDERLTRTGAAAGTPAFMSPEQAGGLEHTPAGDVFALAGVLVFAACGHGPFGGGQAADLLYRVRYAEPDLSGVPAALAPLLARCLSKDPAQRPTTAELADLLAPGGGPFADGLPQPVLADIARRAAAVWQEPPLRLPAPRGAPDTVVADDPGMSRRRLFAVSGAAAGAVALAAGGGLWAWLGSRGDDGAGGADAGQPALQPPPDALWKADLAQPLVGSAPLPVNDLLVMATGTTTSGIFQQDGRHLRDVQGFTQVWRVATDGKVLYAVRKPDAADKALAVVPLSLENGTEQAPLVRLPAYDGTNALNQILGVAGDTVFLYAGAAGSGQWSVVAASLKTGRELWRQPAAAPTEEQVQLGRPTPIGVKAVRGGLLLWQHAETSGALRMSVHDAGSGAERWNVSVEAPGATPGRPATDDDCVYIGAKKVHALRLTDGEKVWSFGANRDAGEVGAQRRYGMTTVRDGVVYAVEGTRGIVAISTLVGTLQWTDILPEGAKPNRDIAPVVTPSHVYSMDATGLRAVRIRTQAPVWHYRTSAYAVTPDPDGKRLYLREEKKLIALPLP, via the coding sequence ATGTCCGCCCCGCTCGCCCCGCTCACGCACGACGATCCGCAGCACCTCGGCGACTTCCGGCTGCTCGCCCGGCTCGGCAGCGGCGGCATGGGCACGGTCTACCTGGCCCGTTCGGCGGCCGGGCGGACGGTCGCGCTGAAGACCGCGCACGCCAAGATCGCCGCCGACGCCACCTTCCGTACCCGGTTCCGGCTGGAGGCGGACGCGGCCCGGGTCATCGGCGACCGCTACGGGGCCCGGGTCTTCGCCGCGGACGCCCTGGCCGCGACACCGTGGCTGGCCACCGAATACGTCATCGGGCCGCAGCTGGACGGGGCGGTCGGGCTGGCCGGCCCGCTGCCCGAGCCGTGCGTGCGCGCGCTGGGCGCGGACCTCGCCCGGGCGCTGGGCCAGTTGCACGGCTCGGACGTGGTGCACCGCGACCTCAAGCCCTCCAACGTCATGGTCACGGCCGCCGGGCCCAAGGTCATCGACTTCGGTATCGCGCGCGCCCTCGGCGACGAACGGCTGACCCGCACCGGGGCAGCGGCCGGCACGCCCGCCTTCATGTCGCCGGAGCAGGCCGGCGGCCTCGAACACACCCCGGCCGGCGATGTGTTCGCGCTGGCCGGCGTCCTGGTCTTCGCGGCCTGCGGGCACGGTCCCTTCGGCGGCGGGCAGGCCGCGGACCTGCTCTACCGGGTGCGGTACGCGGAACCCGACCTGAGCGGCGTACCGGCGGCACTGGCGCCGCTGCTCGCCCGCTGCCTGTCCAAGGACCCGGCGCAGCGCCCCACGACGGCCGAGCTGGCGGACCTGCTCGCACCCGGCGGCGGCCCGTTCGCGGACGGGCTGCCGCAGCCGGTGCTCGCGGACATCGCCCGGCGCGCAGCAGCCGTGTGGCAGGAGCCGCCGCTGCGGCTGCCGGCCCCCCGCGGGGCGCCGGACACCGTCGTCGCCGACGACCCCGGCATGTCACGCCGCAGGCTGTTCGCGGTCTCCGGGGCCGCGGCCGGCGCGGTCGCGCTCGCGGCGGGGGGCGGGCTGTGGGCCTGGCTCGGCAGCCGCGGCGACGACGGGGCCGGGGGCGCGGACGCCGGGCAGCCCGCCCTGCAACCGCCGCCCGACGCGCTGTGGAAGGCCGACCTGGCGCAGCCCCTGGTGGGCAGCGCCCCGCTGCCGGTGAACGACCTGCTCGTCATGGCCACCGGAACCACGACCAGCGGGATCTTCCAACAGGACGGCAGGCACCTGAGGGACGTCCAGGGGTTCACACAGGTCTGGCGCGTCGCCACCGACGGCAAGGTCCTGTACGCGGTGAGGAAGCCGGACGCCGCGGACAAGGCCCTCGCGGTGGTACCCCTGTCCCTGGAGAACGGCACGGAGCAGGCGCCGCTCGTCCGGCTTCCCGCGTACGACGGTACGAACGCGCTCAACCAGATCCTCGGGGTGGCCGGCGACACCGTGTTCCTCTACGCCGGGGCGGCCGGGAGCGGCCAGTGGTCCGTGGTGGCCGCGAGCCTGAAGACCGGCAGGGAACTGTGGCGGCAGCCGGCGGCGGCCCCCACCGAGGAGCAGGTGCAGTTGGGACGCCCGACCCCCATCGGCGTCAAGGCCGTACGCGGCGGCCTACTGCTGTGGCAGCACGCTGAGACGAGCGGCGCCCTGCGGATGTCCGTGCACGACGCCGGCAGCGGCGCCGAGCGCTGGAACGTGTCGGTCGAAGCACCCGGCGCCACGCCGGGCCGGCCGGCCACGGATGACGACTGCGTGTACATCGGCGCCAAGAAGGTGCACGCGCTGCGGCTCACCGACGGCGAAAAGGTCTGGTCCTTCGGCGCGAACCGCGACGCGGGTGAGGTGGGCGCCCAGCGCCGGTACGGCATGACGACCGTCCGCGACGGGGTCGTCTACGCCGTGGAGGGCACCCGCGGCATCGTCGCCATCAGCACCCTCGTCGGCACCTTGCAATGGACGGACATCCTGCCGGAGGGCGCGAAACCGAATCGCGACATCGCCCCCGTGGTCACCCCGAGCCACGTCTACAGCATGGACGCGACGGGCCTGCGAGCCGTCCGCATCCGCACCCAGGCCCCGGTCTGGCACTACAGGACGAGTGCCTACGCCGTGACGCCGGATCCGGACGGCAAGCGGCTCTACCTCCGCGAGGAGAAGAAGCTGATCGCCCTCCCGCTCCCGTAG
- a CDS encoding serine/threonine protein kinase — MERLRHDDPSHVGPYVILARLDSDSAGHAVPERRYLGRTADGQRTVLVGVPLAGADPSRWAIEAEGARRLSVPRFLHVAEVGGTAGFPWYAAPYTPALPLPAVLAAYGGPLPEDTVRRLGAALAEGLTAAHAQGVTHAGLSPAAVLVTAGGPLLACFGAVRAAAPDGTRRTGLPGLDPGCLAVEQASGGRPQPLGDVFALGAVLAYASTGHTVPEQGELPPGLRTLVGSCLSSDPAARPRSAQEVLGALVSPGAGPAPAEAPYAQAGTVLDHGAVPLPGRVVAALADQSAALLAAELPSLQQPFATAQKVH; from the coding sequence ATGGAACGCCTTCGTCACGACGACCCGTCGCACGTCGGGCCGTACGTGATCCTGGCCCGGCTCGACTCCGACTCCGCCGGGCACGCCGTTCCCGAACGCCGCTACCTCGGGCGCACCGCCGACGGGCAGCGCACGGTGCTCGTCGGCGTGCCCCTGGCCGGCGCCGACCCGTCCCGGTGGGCGATCGAGGCCGAAGGCGCCCGGCGGCTGTCCGTACCCCGGTTCCTGCACGTCGCGGAGGTGGGCGGCACGGCCGGCTTCCCCTGGTACGCGGCCCCGTACACGCCCGCGCTGCCGCTGCCGGCCGTGCTCGCCGCGTACGGGGGGCCGCTGCCCGAGGACACCGTCCGCAGGCTCGGCGCCGCACTCGCGGAGGGGCTGACCGCCGCGCACGCCCAGGGGGTGACGCATGCGGGGCTGTCACCGGCCGCCGTCCTGGTCACCGCGGGCGGACCGCTGCTGGCCTGCTTCGGGGCCGTGCGGGCCGCGGCTCCCGACGGGACGCGGCGGACGGGGCTGCCCGGTCTCGATCCGGGCTGCCTGGCCGTGGAGCAGGCGTCGGGGGGCCGCCCGCAGCCGCTCGGGGACGTCTTCGCCCTGGGCGCCGTCCTGGCCTACGCCTCGACCGGCCACACCGTGCCCGAGCAGGGCGAACTGCCGCCGGGGCTGCGGACGCTGGTCGGATCCTGCCTGTCGTCCGACCCGGCGGCCCGGCCGCGGTCCGCGCAGGAGGTACTGGGCGCACTCGTGTCCCCCGGCGCGGGCCCCGCCCCGGCCGAGGCCCCGTACGCGCAGGCCGGAACGGTCCTCGACCACGGAGCCGTACCGCTGCCGGGCCGGGTCGTCGCCGCGCTCGCCGATCAGTCCGCCGCGCTGCTCGCCGCGGAACTCCCGTCCCTGCAACAGCCGTTCGCCACGGCCCAGAAGGTGCACTGA
- a CDS encoding protein kinase domain-containing protein: MNDRKQHHMKPLGAGDPIRLGPYRVLGVLGEGGMGKVYFGREDGGRTAAVKVLLPELAHDPHLVQRFLREAHTAQAVTSGGVARVLNARIDDHDGRPWIATEFLSGPTLEDAVRRYGPFGADGVRALAAPLAATLRDIHAAGLVHRDLKPANIVLTSAGPRVIDFGIARPEHGLTLTTTGQVPVTPGYGAPEQVLGRRVGPAADVFSLGAVLAYAATGQRTFDGTHVAAVQYEVVHGEPRLDSVPPELRQLIAPCLAKDPAHRPSPGEIAGAFAPPPGTDRIWRTGALAEDIERRGAEADRQATVVGQEPGGGPSRRRLLRTALAAGGVLAASGGAAGAWWLQREEPRKIPAAGQARDTEPLSITVGQHGTPPGELWGPLPVAAGPVDGQVTTPLPILDVVVFAAAGGGLAARLTTFGTEKWRLPGVRPAAGLVELPGHRFVTAGSGGALLCFEASTSRQEWSVAGADTGRILAADASAVYLVTRGGQLRAVDTAGRKVRWTVPLPQAAVAAPGPRAAAGTDRLVFFGADGDVIAVDTASGTTVWRLGGQAKSAVQPLVVNDVVYLGGRSLSALDIRTGKQIWEEIKATEAPQRGAGGWGPAVVKNASVFAMNGTELTEVNMKLGGPFPRDRTARGPVPHTPPVVQAGTVWVVQGDGQGVSAHSVVAGRRFWTWSPESRGPWGMSGAGNRIFLVNDGKLTAMPTLE, encoded by the coding sequence GTGAACGACAGGAAGCAGCACCACATGAAACCCCTCGGCGCCGGTGATCCGATCCGGCTCGGTCCGTACCGCGTGCTCGGCGTCCTCGGCGAAGGCGGCATGGGCAAGGTGTACTTCGGCCGGGAGGACGGCGGCCGCACCGCGGCCGTCAAGGTGCTGCTGCCCGAACTCGCGCACGACCCGCACCTCGTCCAGCGCTTCCTGCGCGAGGCCCACACCGCCCAGGCCGTCACCAGCGGCGGCGTCGCCCGCGTCCTGAACGCGCGGATCGACGACCACGACGGCCGGCCCTGGATCGCCACCGAGTTCCTGTCCGGACCCACCCTCGAGGACGCCGTGCGCCGGTACGGGCCGTTCGGCGCCGACGGCGTGCGCGCGCTCGCCGCCCCGCTCGCCGCCACCCTGCGGGACATCCACGCGGCCGGGCTGGTCCACCGCGACCTGAAGCCGGCCAACATCGTGCTCACCTCCGCGGGACCGCGCGTCATCGACTTCGGTATCGCGCGCCCCGAGCACGGGCTGACGCTCACCACCACGGGCCAGGTACCGGTCACCCCCGGGTACGGCGCCCCCGAGCAGGTGCTCGGCCGGCGCGTCGGCCCGGCCGCGGACGTCTTCTCCCTGGGCGCGGTCCTGGCGTACGCGGCCACCGGGCAGCGCACCTTCGACGGGACCCACGTGGCCGCCGTGCAGTACGAGGTCGTGCACGGCGAGCCGCGACTGGACTCCGTACCGCCCGAGTTGCGGCAGCTGATCGCGCCCTGCCTCGCCAAGGACCCCGCACACCGCCCGTCCCCCGGGGAAATAGCGGGCGCCTTCGCCCCGCCGCCGGGAACGGACCGGATCTGGCGCACCGGAGCCCTGGCCGAGGACATCGAGCGCCGGGGGGCCGAAGCCGACCGGCAGGCCACGGTCGTCGGGCAGGAGCCCGGGGGCGGCCCCTCCCGCAGGCGGCTGCTGCGCACCGCGCTGGCGGCGGGTGGAGTACTGGCCGCTTCCGGCGGGGCGGCGGGCGCCTGGTGGCTGCAGCGCGAGGAACCGCGCAAGATCCCCGCGGCCGGCCAGGCCAGGGACACCGAGCCGCTGTCGATCACCGTCGGGCAGCACGGAACGCCTCCGGGCGAGCTGTGGGGTCCGCTGCCCGTGGCGGCGGGACCGGTCGACGGCCAGGTCACCACCCCGCTGCCGATCCTCGACGTGGTCGTCTTCGCGGCCGCGGGCGGCGGCCTCGCGGCGCGTCTGACGACCTTCGGCACGGAGAAGTGGCGGCTGCCCGGCGTCCGGCCGGCCGCCGGACTCGTGGAGCTGCCCGGCCACCGGTTCGTGACCGCGGGCTCCGGCGGGGCGCTGCTCTGCTTCGAAGCCTCCACCAGCAGGCAGGAGTGGTCGGTGGCGGGCGCCGACACCGGCCGCATCCTGGCCGCGGACGCGTCGGCGGTCTACCTGGTGACGCGCGGCGGGCAGTTGCGGGCCGTGGACACCGCCGGGCGCAAGGTCCGCTGGACGGTCCCGCTTCCGCAGGCCGCCGTGGCGGCCCCGGGGCCGCGGGCCGCGGCCGGCACGGACCGGCTGGTGTTCTTCGGTGCCGACGGGGACGTCATCGCCGTCGACACCGCTTCCGGGACCACGGTCTGGCGGCTCGGCGGCCAGGCGAAGTCCGCGGTGCAGCCCCTCGTCGTGAACGACGTCGTCTACCTCGGTGGACGCAGCCTCTCGGCCCTGGACATCAGGACGGGGAAGCAGATCTGGGAGGAGATCAAGGCCACCGAGGCCCCGCAGCGGGGGGCCGGCGGCTGGGGCCCGGCGGTCGTCAAGAACGCCAGTGTGTTCGCCATGAACGGTACGGAGCTGACCGAGGTGAACATGAAGCTCGGCGGGCCGTTCCCGAGGGACCGCACCGCGCGGGGCCCGGTGCCGCACACTCCCCCGGTCGTGCAGGCCGGTACGGTCTGGGTCGTCCAGGGGGACGGGCAGGGCGTCTCGGCCCACTCCGTCGTCGCCGGCCGCCGGTTCTGGACCTGGTCGCCCGAATCGCGCGGCCCCTGGGGCATGTCCGGCGCCGGGAACCGCATCTTCCTCGTCAACGACGGGAAGCTCACGGCCATGCCCACCCTCGAGTGA
- a CDS encoding Lrp/AsnC family transcriptional regulator: MDAIDRDILRELQADGRLSNQELAQRVGLTPSPCMRRVRQLEQDGVIQGYRAVISPEAVDRGFEVLVSVEVRRDREAVEAFEAALQDIPDVIEAYRLFGSPGCLLRIAVADLRAYERLWIEKLTALTGITEVNSQIIMKRIKEPNGLPVDFR, from the coding sequence ATGGACGCCATTGACCGAGATATCTTGCGCGAGCTCCAGGCCGATGGCCGCCTGAGCAACCAGGAACTCGCCCAGCGCGTGGGATTGACCCCCTCCCCCTGCATGCGCCGGGTTCGCCAGCTGGAACAGGACGGGGTGATCCAGGGCTACCGCGCCGTGATCTCCCCCGAGGCCGTGGACCGCGGCTTCGAGGTGCTCGTCTCGGTCGAGGTGCGGCGCGACCGCGAGGCGGTCGAGGCCTTCGAGGCGGCCCTCCAGGACATCCCGGACGTCATCGAGGCCTACCGTCTCTTCGGCAGCCCCGGCTGCCTGCTGCGGATCGCCGTCGCCGACCTGCGGGCCTACGAGCGCCTGTGGATCGAGAAGCTGACGGCCCTCACCGGTATCACCGAGGTCAACTCGCAGATCATCATGAAGCGCATCAAGGAACCGAACGGCCTGCCCGTCGACTTCCGCTGA
- a CDS encoding asparaginase, with translation MGRIVVISTGGTIASRWQGSGFAADADGNEVIATAPLPEGITVELVDLFSVNSPRLTTAHQLTLLRTVHEVLADPGVDGIVVTHGTDTLEESAFLLDLHHHDPRSVVFTGSQRPMGTADGDGPGNLYDALLTAANTRGLGVLIAFAGRVHAARGTVKTQAVELDAFADPSKELFGKIGFGKVTILRAPQRPAPLPLPAMPELPPRVDVVVHHANGDAVLLNAAVEAGARGIVLVGTGAGNATPEIVDAVRAAVGRGVLVALTTRVMAGPVTEIYTHGGAVDLVAAGAVPTGTLRAGQARIAVLAALLATDNKVEQARILREALGAPGSVLVGA, from the coding sequence ATGGGACGGATCGTCGTGATCAGCACCGGCGGGACGATAGCCAGCCGCTGGCAGGGTTCCGGCTTCGCAGCGGACGCCGACGGGAACGAGGTGATCGCCACCGCACCACTCCCCGAGGGCATCACCGTCGAACTGGTCGACCTGTTCAGCGTGAACAGCCCGCGACTCACCACCGCACACCAGCTCACCCTGCTCCGCACGGTGCACGAGGTGCTCGCCGACCCCGGCGTGGACGGCATCGTCGTCACGCACGGCACCGACACCCTGGAGGAGTCGGCGTTCCTCCTCGACCTCCACCACCACGACCCGCGCTCCGTGGTCTTCACCGGTTCGCAGCGCCCCATGGGCACCGCCGACGGGGACGGCCCGGGGAACCTCTACGACGCCCTGCTCACCGCCGCGAACACGCGCGGGCTCGGCGTGCTGATCGCCTTCGCCGGGCGGGTGCACGCCGCCCGCGGCACCGTGAAGACCCAGGCCGTGGAGCTGGACGCGTTCGCCGACCCCTCGAAGGAACTCTTCGGGAAGATCGGCTTCGGCAAGGTCACCATCCTGCGCGCCCCGCAGCGCCCGGCGCCGCTCCCGCTGCCCGCGATGCCGGAGCTCCCGCCGCGCGTGGACGTGGTGGTGCACCACGCCAACGGCGACGCGGTCCTGCTGAACGCCGCCGTCGAGGCCGGTGCGCGCGGCATCGTCCTCGTCGGGACCGGCGCGGGCAACGCGACTCCGGAGATCGTGGATGCCGTCCGGGCCGCCGTCGGCCGCGGGGTCCTGGTCGCGCTGACCACCCGCGTCATGGCCGGACCGGTCACCGAGATCTACACCCACGGCGGCGCGGTGGACCTCGTGGCCGCCGGAGCCGTCCCGACCGGCACCCTGCGCGCCGGACAGGCCCGCATCGCGGTCCTGGCCGCGCTGCTGGCCACGGACAACAAGGTCGAGCAGGCCCGCATCCTGCGCGAGGCGCTGGGCGCGCCCGGCTCGGTGCTCGTCGGGGCGTAA